In Nocardia sputorum, a single genomic region encodes these proteins:
- a CDS encoding alpha/beta fold hydrolase — MHVAEQGTGQPVVFCHGFPHTWYIWHRQLPAIAAAGYRALAPDLRGYGRTDAPADPEAYTNHAVCGDLLALLDDIGAEQAVFVGLDFGAALVWELALRAPGRVRGVIVLNNPFAPRPPRAPSQLWAKAAARHFLHLHYFQTPGVADEELAAHPREFLARVYYALSADYHYLDTWRFPAEGTGYLDVLPQAPALPWRWLGADELDVLAGDFERTGFTGGLNWYRNLDRNWELTADYAAAKVTVPAYFLYGDRDPDMEGFSGRDPLATMRAHVTDLRAVTEIADAGHLVQLERTERVNALLTAHLAHLAAHRAGLPA, encoded by the coding sequence CCCGCCATCGCCGCGGCCGGATACCGCGCTCTGGCACCGGACTTGCGCGGGTACGGCCGGACCGACGCCCCGGCCGACCCGGAAGCGTACACCAATCACGCGGTGTGCGGGGATCTGCTCGCCCTGCTCGACGACATCGGCGCCGAGCAGGCGGTGTTCGTCGGTTTGGACTTCGGTGCGGCACTGGTGTGGGAGCTGGCGTTGCGCGCACCGGGGCGGGTGCGCGGCGTCATCGTCTTGAACAACCCGTTCGCGCCGCGCCCGCCGCGTGCTCCGTCGCAGTTGTGGGCGAAAGCCGCGGCTCGGCACTTCCTGCACCTGCACTACTTCCAGACCCCCGGCGTGGCGGACGAGGAACTCGCCGCGCATCCGAGGGAGTTCCTGGCCCGCGTGTACTACGCGCTCAGCGCCGACTACCACTACCTGGACACCTGGCGCTTCCCGGCCGAGGGCACCGGCTACCTCGACGTATTGCCGCAAGCGCCCGCGCTGCCGTGGCGCTGGCTCGGCGCGGACGAGTTGGACGTGCTGGCGGGGGATTTCGAACGCACGGGATTCACCGGCGGGCTGAACTGGTACCGCAACCTGGACCGCAACTGGGAGCTCACCGCCGACTACGCCGCCGCGAAAGTCACTGTGCCCGCCTACTTCCTGTACGGCGACCGCGATCCCGACATGGAGGGTTTCAGCGGTCGTGACCCGCTGGCCACCATGCGCGCGCACGTCACCGACCTGCGCGCGGTCACCGAGATCGCCGACGCCGGTCACCTCGTGCAGCTGGAGCGGACCGAGCGGGTGAACGCGTTGCTCACCGCCCATCTCGCCCACCTCGCGGCGCACCGGGCCGGCCTTCCGGCCTGA
- the tkt gene encoding transketolase, with translation MSITDDIRALTQPNHPDDWTDLDTKAVDTIRVLAAEAVQNAGNGHPGTAMSLAPLAYTLYQRTMRIDPSDPSWVGRDRFVLSCGHSSLTQYIQLYLAGYGLELDDLKNLRKWGSLTPGHPEFRHTDGVEITTGPLGQGLASAVGMAMAARRERGLFDPDAAPGTSPFDHFIYVVASDGDLEEGVTSEASSLAGTQQLGNLVLIYDDNKISIEDDTTIAFTEDVAKRYEAYGWHVQVVEGGEDVVAIEAALEAAKAETGKPSIIVLRTIIGYPAPSKMNTGTAHGAALGADEVAATKKVLGFDPDKSFDVDPAVIEHTRKVIERGREAHAQWQKSFDAWAAANPENKALFDRLIERRLPDNWVANLPVHEPDPKGMATRKASGKVLAALAPVLPELWGGSADLAESNNTTMPDQPSFGPESISTGMWKADPYGRTLHFGVREHAMGAILNGIALHGPTRPYGGTFLVFSDYMRPAVRLAALMRVPAIYVWTHDSIGLGEDGPTHQPIEHLAALRAIPGLNVVRPGDANETTYAWRTILERDSSEHRSHFSVSELPHQDGPSGLALTRQDLPILKGTSYEGVSKGGYVLAEASTGTPQVILIATGSELQLAVAARTTLEEQGIATRVVSMPCVEWFDAQDKAYRDEVLPPAVAARVVVEAGIAMPWHRFAGDAGEIVSIEHFGASADYKTLFREFGFTPEAVVAAAQRTLENVKG, from the coding sequence GTGTCGATCACAGACGACATCCGCGCCCTCACTCAGCCGAACCACCCGGACGACTGGACGGATCTGGACACCAAGGCTGTCGACACCATCCGGGTCCTGGCCGCCGAGGCGGTGCAGAACGCCGGAAACGGCCATCCCGGCACCGCGATGAGCCTGGCGCCGCTGGCGTACACGCTCTACCAGCGCACCATGCGCATCGACCCGAGCGATCCCAGCTGGGTCGGCCGGGACCGGTTCGTGCTGTCCTGCGGGCACTCCAGCCTCACCCAGTACATCCAGCTCTACCTGGCGGGCTACGGTCTGGAACTGGACGACCTGAAGAACCTGCGCAAGTGGGGCTCGCTCACCCCGGGCCACCCGGAATTCCGGCACACCGACGGCGTGGAGATCACCACCGGCCCGCTCGGCCAGGGTCTGGCCTCGGCGGTCGGCATGGCGATGGCCGCGCGGCGCGAGCGCGGTCTGTTCGACCCGGACGCCGCGCCCGGCACCAGCCCGTTCGACCACTTCATCTACGTCGTCGCCTCCGACGGCGACCTGGAGGAAGGCGTCACCTCCGAGGCGTCGTCGCTCGCGGGCACCCAGCAACTGGGCAACCTCGTGCTGATCTACGACGACAACAAGATCTCCATCGAGGACGACACCACCATCGCCTTCACCGAGGACGTCGCGAAGCGGTACGAGGCCTACGGCTGGCACGTGCAGGTGGTCGAGGGCGGCGAGGACGTCGTCGCCATCGAGGCCGCGCTGGAAGCCGCCAAAGCCGAGACCGGCAAGCCCTCGATCATCGTGCTGCGCACCATCATCGGCTACCCGGCGCCCAGCAAGATGAACACCGGTACCGCCCACGGCGCGGCGCTGGGTGCCGACGAGGTGGCCGCCACCAAGAAGGTCCTCGGCTTCGATCCGGACAAGAGCTTCGACGTGGACCCGGCCGTCATCGAGCACACCCGCAAGGTCATCGAGCGCGGACGCGAGGCGCACGCGCAGTGGCAGAAGTCCTTCGACGCGTGGGCCGCGGCCAACCCCGAGAACAAGGCGCTGTTCGACCGCCTGATCGAGCGGCGGCTGCCGGACAACTGGGTCGCGAATCTGCCTGTCCACGAACCGGACCCGAAGGGTATGGCCACCCGCAAGGCGTCCGGCAAGGTGCTCGCCGCACTGGCGCCGGTGCTGCCGGAGCTGTGGGGCGGTTCGGCCGACCTCGCCGAGTCCAACAACACCACCATGCCCGACCAGCCCAGCTTCGGGCCGGAGTCGATCTCCACCGGCATGTGGAAGGCCGACCCGTACGGCCGGACGCTGCACTTCGGCGTCCGCGAGCACGCGATGGGCGCGATCCTCAACGGCATCGCGCTGCACGGCCCGACCCGGCCCTACGGCGGCACCTTCCTGGTCTTCAGCGACTACATGCGTCCCGCCGTCCGTCTGGCCGCGCTGATGCGGGTGCCCGCGATCTACGTCTGGACCCACGACTCCATCGGCCTCGGTGAGGACGGCCCGACGCACCAGCCGATCGAGCACCTCGCCGCGCTGCGCGCGATCCCGGGCCTGAACGTGGTCCGTCCGGGCGACGCCAACGAGACCACCTACGCCTGGCGCACCATCCTGGAACGCGACAGCAGCGAGCACCGGTCGCACTTCTCGGTGTCGGAACTGCCGCACCAGGACGGCCCGTCCGGGCTCGCGCTGACCCGCCAGGATCTGCCGATCCTGAAGGGCACCAGCTACGAGGGCGTGTCGAAGGGCGGCTACGTGCTGGCCGAGGCGTCCACCGGCACACCGCAAGTGATCCTGATCGCCACCGGTTCGGAGCTGCAGCTCGCCGTCGCCGCCCGCACTACGCTGGAGGAGCAGGGCATCGCCACCCGCGTGGTGTCGATGCCGTGCGTGGAGTGGTTCGACGCGCAGGACAAGGCTTACCGGGACGAGGTGCTTCCGCCCGCGGTCGCCGCGCGTGTCGTCGTCGAAGCCGGTATCGCGATGCCGTGGCACCGGTTCGCCGGTGACGCGGGCGAGATCGTGTCGATCGAGCACTTCGGCGCCTCCGCCGACTACAAGACCCTGTTCCGCGAATTCGGCTTCACTCCGGAAGCCGTCGTTGCCGCCGCGCAGCGCACGCTCGAGAACGTGAAGGGATAA
- the opcA gene encoding glucose-6-phosphate dehydrogenase assembly protein OpcA, with the protein MIVDMPGTDTGEVTKRIVQLRENNGVITVGRVLTLVVCTLDSSEAEHAIEAANEASREHPCRVVVLARGDREAATRLDAQIRVGGDAGAAEVIVLRLQGALVNHESSVVTPFLLPDTPVVAWWPRGAPEFPSKDSVGRLAGRRITDATFAPDPQAAIKKRLQSYASGDTDLAWSRITYWRALLAAAMDEPPFESVDSVTVSGLRDEPALDMLAGWLAARLDCPVRRRTGPLRVELHRPTVSIAIERPQTGRTATLTRTGEPVQRIALARRATRDCLAEDLRRLDADETYAEALAGLEKVIYE; encoded by the coding sequence GTGATCGTGGACATGCCCGGGACCGACACCGGCGAGGTCACCAAACGCATCGTGCAGCTGCGCGAGAACAACGGCGTGATCACCGTGGGCCGCGTGCTCACGCTGGTGGTGTGCACGCTCGACAGCTCCGAGGCCGAGCACGCGATCGAGGCGGCGAACGAGGCCAGCCGCGAGCATCCCTGCCGGGTGGTGGTGCTCGCGCGCGGTGATCGGGAGGCCGCCACCCGGCTGGACGCGCAGATCCGGGTGGGCGGCGACGCGGGCGCGGCCGAGGTCATCGTGCTGCGCCTGCAAGGCGCGCTGGTCAATCACGAGAGCAGCGTCGTCACCCCGTTCCTGCTGCCGGACACGCCGGTGGTCGCCTGGTGGCCGCGCGGGGCGCCGGAGTTCCCGTCCAAGGATTCGGTGGGCCGCCTGGCCGGCCGCCGCATCACCGACGCCACGTTCGCGCCCGATCCGCAGGCGGCGATCAAGAAGCGGCTGCAGTCCTACGCCAGCGGCGACACCGATTTGGCTTGGAGCCGGATCACGTACTGGCGCGCCCTGCTGGCGGCGGCCATGGACGAGCCGCCGTTCGAGTCGGTGGATTCGGTGACGGTGTCCGGGCTGCGCGACGAGCCCGCCCTGGACATGCTGGCCGGTTGGCTGGCCGCCCGGCTGGACTGCCCGGTGCGCAGGCGCACCGGCCCGCTGCGGGTGGAACTGCACCGCCCCACCGTCTCCATCGCGATCGAACGCCCGCAGACCGGCCGCACCGCGACGTTGACCCGCACCGGAGAACCGGTGCAGCGAATCGCCCTGGCGCGCAGAGCGACTCGCGATTGCCTCGCCGAAGACCTACGCAGGCTGGACGCCGACGAGACCTACGCGGAGGCGCTGGCCGGACTGGAGAAGGTGATCTATGAGTGA
- the zwf gene encoding glucose-6-phosphate dehydrogenase, whose product MAEAAPADRPDAVEWHNPLREKRDKRLPRIAGPCSMVIFGVTGDLSRKKLMPAIYDLANRGLLPPAFGLVGFARRDYADEDFARVVLEAVKAHARTPFRQEVWDQLSEGIRFVQGSFDDNAAFDRLADTLTTLDKERGTGGNHAFYLSIPPNMFPVVLDQLCAHGLAQTTGPDAARKPWRRVVIEKPFGHDLKSAQELNALVNGVFPEERVFRIDHYLGKETVQNILAMRFANQLYEPIWNANFVDHVQITMAEDIGLGGRAGYYDGIGAARDVIQNHLLQLLALTAMEEPISFEPKQLQTEKIKVLSATKLVEPLDETTARGQYTEGWQGSEHVVGLAQEEGFDPESTTETYAAIRLEIDTRRWAGVPFFLRTGKRLGRRVTEIAVIFKRAPHLPFDQTMTEELGQNALVIRVQPDEGITTRFGSKVPGSGMEVRDVNMDFSYGEAFTESSPEAYERLILDVLLGVPSLFPVNAEVELSWRILDPVLEHWAAEGRPEPYEAGTWGPASADEMIARTGREWRRP is encoded by the coding sequence ATGGCCGAAGCAGCGCCCGCGGATCGGCCGGACGCGGTCGAATGGCACAACCCGCTGCGTGAGAAGCGGGACAAACGTCTTCCGCGCATCGCCGGACCGTGCAGCATGGTCATCTTCGGCGTCACGGGTGACCTGTCCCGCAAGAAGCTGATGCCGGCCATCTACGACTTGGCGAACCGGGGGCTGCTGCCCCCGGCATTCGGCTTGGTCGGCTTCGCGCGCCGCGACTACGCCGACGAGGACTTCGCCCGAGTGGTGCTGGAGGCGGTGAAGGCGCACGCGCGTACCCCCTTCCGCCAGGAGGTCTGGGACCAGCTCTCCGAAGGCATCCGGTTCGTCCAGGGCAGCTTCGACGACAACGCGGCGTTCGACCGGCTCGCCGACACCCTCACCACGCTCGACAAAGAGCGCGGCACCGGCGGCAACCACGCGTTCTACCTGTCGATCCCGCCGAACATGTTCCCGGTCGTGCTCGATCAGCTCTGCGCGCACGGCTTGGCGCAGACGACCGGGCCGGACGCGGCGCGCAAACCCTGGCGGCGGGTCGTGATCGAGAAGCCGTTCGGGCACGACCTGAAAAGCGCGCAGGAGCTCAACGCGCTGGTCAACGGGGTATTCCCCGAGGAACGGGTGTTCCGCATCGACCATTACCTGGGCAAAGAGACGGTGCAGAACATCCTCGCGATGCGCTTCGCCAATCAGCTCTACGAGCCGATCTGGAACGCCAATTTCGTCGACCACGTGCAGATCACCATGGCCGAGGACATCGGGCTCGGCGGTCGCGCGGGGTACTACGACGGCATCGGCGCCGCGCGCGACGTGATCCAGAACCACCTGCTGCAACTGCTGGCGCTCACCGCCATGGAGGAGCCGATCAGCTTCGAGCCCAAGCAGTTGCAGACCGAGAAGATCAAGGTGCTCTCCGCGACCAAGCTCGTCGAACCACTGGACGAGACCACCGCGCGCGGACAGTACACCGAGGGCTGGCAAGGCAGCGAACACGTGGTCGGCCTGGCGCAGGAGGAAGGCTTCGACCCGGAGTCGACCACCGAGACCTATGCCGCGATCCGGCTGGAGATCGACACCCGCCGCTGGGCGGGCGTCCCGTTCTTCCTGCGCACCGGAAAACGGCTCGGCCGCAGGGTCACCGAGATCGCGGTGATCTTCAAGCGGGCCCCGCATCTGCCGTTCGACCAGACCATGACCGAGGAACTCGGGCAGAACGCGCTGGTCATCCGGGTGCAGCCGGACGAGGGCATCACCACCCGGTTCGGCTCGAAGGTGCCCGGCTCCGGTATGGAGGTGCGCGACGTCAACATGGACTTCAGCTACGGCGAGGCGTTCACCGAGTCCTCTCCCGAGGCCTACGAACGCCTGATCCTCGACGTGCTGCTCGGGGTTCCGTCGCTGTTCCCGGTGAACGCGGAGGTCGAATTGTCCTGGCGCATTCTCGATCCGGTGCTCGAGCACTGGGCCGCCGAAGGCAGGCCGGAGCCGTATGAGGCGGGTACCTGGGGTCCGGCCTCGGCCGACGAGATGATCGCCCGCACCGGGCGGGAATGGCGGCGCCCGTGA
- a CDS encoding thiamine pyrophosphate-dependent enzyme → MAVDLDERFRTAVAALVPRPGRPADEPIAPGGAITGTACLELFEAQATSRHLDLAARRLGSARRGYYSIGSSGHEGNAAVAAALRVTDPALLHYRSGAFFVHRARRVPGLDPIRDVLLGVVAAAADPISGGRHKVFGSAAAHIIPQTSTIASHLPRAVGLAFAIDRAARLGVAGPWPADSVVVCSFGDASANHSTAAGAINAAIHTAHQGIAMPILFVCEDNGIGISVPTPPEWIEQAYGGRPGLAYFPADGCAALDALTTAEAAARWVRDHRAPAFLHLRTVRLLGHAGSDVETAYRRPADLAADLARDPVTATARLLIESGVATPADVLDRYAELGRRVAATAELVSAEPKLASAAAVIAPIAPSHPALVRADVLRTGPLPRAYPDTGRAIASADAPPRRNGAARTDPMTVAQAINDTLASLLDRDGDVLVFGEDVGRKGGVYGVTKGLQKTYGARRVFDTLLDEQSVLGTALGSALAGLVPIPEIQYLAYLHNAADQIRGEAATLSFFSDGRYRNPMVVRIAGYGYQKGFGGHFHNDNSVAALRDIPGVVLASPSRADDAAAILRTCASAARVDGRVCLYLEPIALYHTRDLHDPGDDGWLARPSAAGHVEIGRARVYGDGADLTIATFANGVPMSLRVARRLARHGINARVLDLRWLAPLPVEDLLRHAHATGRVLVADETRRSGGVSEAVCTALTDAGFTGRLARVTSEDSFVPLGPAAATVLLDEDRIEAAALRLLADETGTRPRRAEARHSPEFDSAGE, encoded by the coding sequence CTGGCAGTGGATCTGGACGAGCGGTTCCGCACCGCCGTCGCGGCCCTCGTCCCGCGACCGGGCCGACCGGCGGACGAGCCGATCGCGCCCGGCGGCGCGATCACGGGCACTGCGTGCCTGGAACTGTTCGAAGCCCAAGCGACGAGCAGGCATCTCGATCTCGCGGCACGCCGTCTCGGCAGCGCCCGGCGCGGTTACTACAGCATCGGATCGTCCGGTCACGAGGGCAACGCCGCCGTGGCGGCCGCCCTGCGGGTCACCGATCCAGCACTCCTGCACTACCGGTCGGGGGCGTTCTTCGTGCACCGGGCCCGGCGCGTCCCCGGGCTGGATCCGATCCGGGACGTGCTGCTCGGCGTGGTCGCCGCGGCGGCGGACCCGATTTCCGGTGGGCGGCACAAGGTGTTCGGCAGCGCCGCCGCCCACATCATCCCGCAGACCTCGACCATCGCGTCGCACCTCCCACGCGCGGTCGGATTGGCGTTCGCGATCGATCGGGCGGCGCGACTGGGTGTCGCCGGTCCGTGGCCCGCCGACTCGGTGGTGGTGTGCAGTTTCGGCGACGCGTCGGCCAACCATTCCACCGCGGCCGGGGCGATCAATGCCGCGATACACACCGCGCACCAGGGGATCGCGATGCCCATCCTGTTCGTCTGTGAGGACAACGGCATCGGGATCAGCGTCCCCACGCCCCCGGAGTGGATCGAGCAGGCGTATGGCGGCCGCCCGGGCCTGGCGTACTTCCCCGCGGACGGCTGTGCCGCCCTCGACGCGCTGACCACCGCCGAGGCCGCCGCGCGGTGGGTGCGAGACCACCGCGCGCCCGCGTTCCTGCATCTGCGGACAGTGCGGCTGCTCGGTCACGCGGGATCCGATGTCGAAACCGCCTACCGCCGGCCCGCCGACCTCGCCGCCGACCTCGCCCGCGATCCGGTGACCGCGACCGCGCGGCTGCTCATCGAGTCCGGCGTGGCGACACCCGCCGACGTGCTCGACCGTTATGCCGAGCTGGGCCGCCGCGTCGCCGCGACCGCCGAACTCGTCTCCGCCGAACCGAAACTCGCCTCCGCGGCGGCCGTCATCGCACCGATCGCCCCGTCCCACCCGGCGCTCGTGCGCGCCGACGTGCTCCGCACCGGACCGCTCCCCCGCGCATACCCGGACACCGGCCGCGCGATCGCGAGCGCGGATGCGCCGCCCCGCCGCAACGGCGCGGCGCGGACCGATCCGATGACCGTGGCGCAGGCGATCAACGACACCCTCGCGAGCCTGCTGGACCGGGATGGCGACGTGCTGGTCTTCGGGGAGGACGTCGGCCGCAAAGGCGGCGTGTACGGCGTGACGAAGGGATTGCAGAAGACGTACGGCGCGCGCCGGGTGTTCGACACCCTGCTGGACGAGCAGAGCGTGCTCGGCACCGCGCTGGGCTCGGCGCTGGCCGGTCTCGTGCCGATCCCGGAGATCCAGTACCTCGCCTACCTGCACAACGCCGCCGACCAGATCCGCGGCGAAGCCGCCACGCTGTCGTTCTTCTCCGACGGCCGCTACCGCAACCCGATGGTGGTGCGCATCGCCGGATACGGCTACCAGAAAGGGTTCGGCGGCCATTTCCACAACGACAACTCGGTGGCCGCGCTGCGCGACATCCCCGGCGTCGTGCTGGCCTCCCCGTCCCGCGCCGACGACGCCGCGGCGATACTGCGCACGTGCGCGTCCGCGGCCCGGGTGGACGGCAGGGTGTGCCTGTATCTCGAGCCCATCGCGCTGTACCACACCCGCGACCTGCACGATCCGGGAGACGACGGCTGGCTGGCGCGCCCGTCCGCGGCCGGACACGTCGAGATCGGCCGCGCCCGCGTCTACGGTGACGGGGCCGACTTGACCATCGCCACTTTCGCCAACGGCGTGCCGATGAGCCTGCGCGTGGCACGGCGGCTGGCCCGGCACGGGATCAACGCGCGTGTGCTCGACCTGCGCTGGCTCGCGCCGCTTCCGGTGGAAGATCTCCTGCGGCACGCGCACGCGACCGGGCGGGTGCTCGTCGCGGACGAGACCCGCCGCAGCGGTGGCGTGTCGGAGGCGGTGTGCACTGCTCTGACCGACGCCGGTTTCACCGGCCGCCTCGCGCGCGTGACCAGCGAAGACAGTTTCGTCCCGCTCGGCCCGGCCGCAGCGACGGTGCTCTTGGACGAGGACCGTATCGAAGCCGCGGCCCTCCGGCTGCTGGCCGATGAGACCGGCACGCGGCCGCGGCGCGCCGAGGCCCGGCATTCCCCGGAATTCGATTCGGCCGGGGAATAG
- the pgl gene encoding 6-phosphogluconolactonase encodes MSEHTDSPFPSDTVEVHLDTESLVAAAAARFVSIVVAAQAERGSASVVVTGGGTGIALLEQVRKSPGDIDWSRVDVFWGDERFVPANDPERNDLQARRALFDHVPVDPARVHPVAVSDGEYPDPIEAAAEYSATVHAHLTEHGAFDLHLLGMGGEGHVNSLFPHTDAVREEHELVVAVTNSPKPPPVRVTLTLPAIRRSRHVVLVVGGAAKAEAVAAAIGGAEPVEVPAAGATGIDSTTWLLDQEAASALH; translated from the coding sequence ATGAGTGAGCACACCGATTCGCCGTTCCCCAGTGACACCGTCGAGGTGCACCTCGACACCGAGTCGCTGGTGGCCGCCGCGGCGGCCCGCTTCGTCTCGATCGTCGTCGCGGCCCAGGCCGAGCGCGGTTCCGCGTCGGTGGTGGTGACCGGCGGCGGCACCGGCATCGCCCTGCTCGAGCAGGTACGCAAGTCGCCCGGCGACATCGACTGGTCCCGGGTCGACGTGTTCTGGGGCGACGAGCGTTTCGTGCCCGCCAACGATCCGGAGCGCAACGACCTGCAAGCCAGGCGGGCGTTGTTCGACCACGTGCCGGTGGACCCGGCGCGGGTGCATCCGGTGGCCGTTTCCGACGGCGAGTATCCCGACCCGATAGAGGCGGCCGCCGAGTACTCCGCGACGGTGCACGCCCACCTCACCGAACACGGCGCGTTCGATCTGCATCTGCTCGGCATGGGCGGCGAAGGGCACGTGAATTCGCTGTTCCCGCATACCGACGCGGTGCGCGAAGAGCACGAGCTCGTCGTCGCCGTCACGAATTCACCGAAACCGCCGCCGGTGCGGGTGACGCTCACCCTGCCCGCGATCCGCCGCAGCAGGCACGTCGTGCTGGTGGTCGGCGGTGCGGCCAAGGCCGAGGCGGTCGCCGCGGCCATCGGAGGCGCCGAGCCGGTGGAGGTGCCCGCGGCCGGTGCGACGGGTATCGATTCCACCACGTGGCTGCTCGATCAGGAGGCCGCGTCCGCTCTGCACTGA
- the tal gene encoding transaldolase has protein sequence MAQNENLAALSAAGVSVWLDDLSRDRISSGNLLELIETRSVVGVTTNPTIFQGALSQGHAYDGQLKELAAQGADADAAIRTITTDDVRAACDVFAPVFEATGGVDGRVSIEVDPRLAFDTDRTVAQAVELWKIVDRPNLFIKIPATEEGLPAITAVIAEGISVNVTLIFSVQRYRAVMGAYLEGVKKAKVGGHDPAKIHSVASFFVSRVDTEIDKRLEALGTEEALALRGKAGIANARLAYAEYQDVFDGGKHTSTFLNLAASGANRQRPLWASTGVKNPEYPDTMYVTELVASNTVNTLPEKTLQAVADHGVIGGDTVSGKAEEAKEVFDRLAAVGIDLDDVFAVLEREGVDKFEKSWEELLSATADELKSASTGNG, from the coding sequence ATGGCTCAGAACGAGAATCTCGCCGCCCTCTCGGCGGCGGGAGTGTCCGTATGGCTCGACGATCTGTCCAGGGACCGGATCAGCTCCGGCAACCTGCTCGAGCTGATCGAGACCCGGTCCGTCGTCGGGGTCACCACCAACCCGACGATCTTCCAGGGTGCGCTCAGTCAAGGCCACGCCTACGACGGCCAGCTGAAAGAGCTTGCCGCGCAAGGCGCGGACGCCGACGCCGCGATCCGCACCATCACCACCGACGACGTCCGCGCGGCCTGCGACGTGTTCGCTCCGGTCTTCGAGGCGACCGGCGGCGTGGACGGCCGGGTTTCCATCGAGGTCGACCCGCGCCTGGCGTTCGACACCGACCGCACCGTCGCGCAGGCGGTGGAACTGTGGAAGATCGTCGACCGGCCCAACCTGTTCATCAAGATCCCCGCCACCGAGGAGGGCCTGCCCGCCATCACCGCGGTGATCGCGGAGGGCATCAGCGTCAACGTCACGCTGATCTTCTCGGTCCAGCGCTACCGCGCGGTGATGGGCGCGTATCTGGAAGGTGTGAAGAAGGCCAAGGTCGGCGGCCACGACCCGGCCAAGATCCATTCCGTCGCCTCGTTCTTCGTCTCCCGTGTGGACACCGAGATCGACAAGCGGCTGGAGGCGCTGGGCACCGAGGAAGCGCTCGCGCTGCGCGGCAAGGCCGGCATCGCCAACGCCCGCCTGGCCTACGCCGAGTACCAGGACGTGTTCGACGGCGGCAAGCACACCTCGACGTTCCTGAACCTGGCCGCGTCGGGCGCGAATCGGCAACGCCCGCTGTGGGCCTCCACCGGGGTGAAGAACCCGGAGTACCCCGACACGATGTACGTCACCGAGTTGGTCGCCTCCAACACGGTGAACACGCTTCCGGAGAAGACGCTCCAGGCGGTCGCCGACCACGGCGTGATCGGCGGCGACACGGTCTCCGGCAAGGCGGAGGAGGCCAAGGAGGTCTTCGATCGACTCGCCGCGGTCGGCATCGACCTCGACGACGTGTTCGCGGTGCTCGAGCGCGAGGGCGTGGACAAGTTCGAGAAATCCTGGGAGGAGTTGCTTTCCGCCACCGCCGACGAGCTGAAGTCGGCGTCGACCGGGAACGGCTGA
- a CDS encoding DUF7691 family protein, with protein MSYSLSIYVVELDRISGAIGSRDDKLRRMIGGRFKAQLTHDDDWFADEIAAGAPTRYEAVRAVIDGGPFDPAYGFQYGYAYQTICQFYGRFVDNRYFSAFRGRWLDHIDDGLATLGIKAVSVRAFMYHSLPPALPQPDELPGYGEWTPEQCAEALVQWESTTPPQREEVDHEVLAAIESCVAWIREAQARPGWGVAGFFY; from the coding sequence ATGAGTTATAGCCTGAGCATCTACGTCGTCGAACTGGACAGGATCTCCGGCGCCATCGGGTCCCGGGACGACAAGCTCCGGCGGATGATCGGCGGCCGGTTCAAGGCCCAGCTGACCCATGACGACGACTGGTTCGCCGACGAGATCGCGGCCGGCGCGCCCACCCGCTACGAGGCGGTGCGCGCCGTCATCGACGGCGGCCCGTTCGACCCGGCCTACGGTTTCCAGTACGGCTACGCCTACCAGACGATCTGCCAGTTCTACGGACGGTTCGTGGACAACCGCTACTTCTCGGCGTTCCGTGGCCGCTGGCTCGACCACATCGACGACGGCCTGGCCACGCTCGGCATCAAAGCGGTCAGCGTCCGCGCGTTCATGTACCACTCGCTGCCGCCCGCGCTGCCGCAGCCCGACGAGCTGCCCGGCTACGGCGAATGGACGCCGGAGCAGTGCGCGGAGGCGCTGGTGCAGTGGGAGTCGACCACACCGCCGCAACGGGAGGAGGTCGACCACGAGGTGCTCGCGGCCATCGAATCCTGCGTCGCGTGGATCCGGGAGGCGCAGGCGCGTCCCGGCTGGGGCGTCGCCGGGTTCTTCTACTGA